Proteins from one Camelina sativa cultivar DH55 chromosome 8, Cs, whole genome shotgun sequence genomic window:
- the LOC104707187 gene encoding uncharacterized protein LOC104707187 has translation MTSGDYLPLIEKIRMRIASWTARMLSFAGRLQLISSVLFSLTNFWISAFRLPKACIKEIDRLCSAFLWSGPSLNTKKAKVAWSEVCLPKSEGGLGLRSLEEANKRRRRHRFPLFVAIEEAIQKQQLSRSDDVYDIPLWKGKNDCYRKSFSTKDTWFHIHATHPQLPDYKAIWFTHATPKYAFLLWLVVKNRVATGDKLQQWNPQAIASCILCNHLQETTEHLFFQCSYSKLVWEGLIQKLLADNYTSHWREVITLLTGNALDKSQKFILGYAFQAAIHSLWRERNGRRHGESSLTPEHLIKLIDKNVRNRLSTLPGGQDKLIQIWFAARFY, from the exons ATGACCTCAGGAGACTATCTCCCTCTCATTGAAAAGATTCGCATGCGAATAGCCTCCTGGACAGCTAGAATGCTTTCCTTTGCAGGTCGATTACAGTTAATTAGTTCTGTGCTTTTTAGTTTGACAAATTTCTGGATATCAGCTTTTAGACTCCCTAAAGCTTGTATCAAGGAGATTGATCGATTATGTTCAGCTTTCTTGTGGTCTGGACCCTCTTTGAACACAAAGAAAGCTAAAGTTGCCTGGTCAGAGGTCTGCTTACCAAAGAGTGAGGGAGGCTTGGGGCTACGGTCACTCGAGGAAGCAAATAAG CGGAGACGTAGACACCGTTTCCCTTTGTTCGTTGCAATAGAGGAGGCAATACAGAAGCAGCAACTCAGTCGCTCTGACGATGTGTATGACATACCACTATGGAAAGGGAAAAACGATTGCTACCGCAAAAGTTTCTCCACCAAAGACACTTGGTTCCACATACACGCAACACACCCGCAACTGCCTGACTACAAAGCAATCTGGTTCACACATGCTACTCCAAAGTACGCCTTCCTTCTCTGGCTGGTAGTCAAAAATAGAGTCGCAACAGGTGACAAACTGCAGCAATGGAATCCTCAGGCAATCGCAAGCTGTATCCTCTGCAATCATCTGCAAGAGACAACAGAGCACCTTTTTTTCCAATGTTCATACTCAAAGCTGGTGTGGGAAGGTTTAATACAAAAGCTACTTGCTGATAATTACACAAGCCATTGGAGGGAGGTCATCACTCTACTTACTGGCAACGCTTTGGACAAATCACAAAAGTTCATACTCGGTTATGCTTTCCAAGCAGCCATTCACTCGCTCTGGAGAGAAAGAAACGGACGACGACATGGAGAAAGCTCACTAACACCAGAGCACTTGATCAAGCTTATAGACAAGAATGTTCGAAACAGACTTAGCACCCTACCAGGCGGCCAAGACAAACTCATCCAAATTTGGTTTGCAGCAAGATTCTACtaa